A window of Chitinophaga sp. MM2321 contains these coding sequences:
- a CDS encoding FecR domain-containing protein, translating to MEKQEALALIARYRNGTCTPEEQLLVESWYLEIAKSESMPEGQPDFEQINESIWNALVDHDARLIHRKNKRTIPFTPLKIAAAVLGFVLAAGTVWWFLNPVILPDVPNLAATDIGPASNKAILTLANGQQITLDSLHQGELSKLAGLSIQQSKNGKVIYTITKSTITKSDETTGEQLNTISTPKGGQYEIVLQDGTHVWLNADSKITFPQSFTKLKERKVELIGEAYFEVTKNPTKPFSVQSNEQLVTVTGTHFNVCCYPKSENMQTTLAEGSVVVSLPKTGAHTNLSPGKQAIVTSHEILVKQVNPDDIIAWKDGLFVFVQTPLQQVLREISRWYNVEVDYSNMPQINFDGEISRKIPLSEVLRSIEISSSIKLKMEGRRIMIN from the coding sequence ATGGAAAAACAAGAAGCACTAGCATTAATCGCACGTTACCGTAATGGAACCTGCACACCGGAAGAGCAGCTACTGGTCGAGAGCTGGTACCTGGAGATCGCAAAGTCGGAATCCATGCCGGAAGGTCAGCCTGATTTTGAGCAGATTAATGAAAGCATCTGGAATGCACTTGTAGATCATGATGCCCGTCTTATTCATAGAAAAAACAAAAGGACTATACCATTTACCCCGTTAAAGATAGCCGCCGCCGTGCTGGGATTTGTTTTAGCAGCCGGCACGGTTTGGTGGTTTCTGAATCCGGTAATTCTACCCGATGTACCAAACCTCGCTGCAACGGATATAGGGCCTGCCAGTAATAAAGCTATCCTCACTCTTGCAAATGGACAGCAAATCACCTTGGACAGTCTCCATCAGGGAGAACTCTCCAAATTAGCAGGTCTCAGCATTCAACAATCTAAAAATGGAAAGGTTATCTATACCATAACCAAATCTACCATAACCAAATCCGATGAGACAACTGGAGAACAATTGAATACGATCAGTACGCCTAAAGGAGGCCAATATGAAATTGTATTGCAAGACGGTACACATGTCTGGCTGAATGCCGATTCAAAAATCACTTTTCCCCAATCCTTTACCAAACTAAAAGAAAGGAAGGTAGAACTGATTGGAGAAGCCTATTTCGAAGTAACGAAGAATCCTACAAAACCCTTCTCAGTTCAGAGTAATGAACAATTGGTAACCGTAACCGGCACACATTTCAATGTATGCTGCTATCCTAAATCTGAAAACATGCAAACTACGCTCGCTGAAGGAAGCGTCGTAGTTTCCTTACCCAAAACCGGGGCACACACAAACCTCTCTCCCGGAAAACAAGCGATAGTTACATCACATGAAATCCTAGTTAAGCAAGTCAATCCAGACGATATCATTGCCTGGAAGGACGGGCTATTCGTTTTCGTCCAAACCCCATTGCAGCAAGTGTTAAGAGAAATTAGCCGATGGTACAACGTTGAGGTTGATTACAGCAATATGCCGCAAATAAATTTCGATGGTGAAATCTCCCGTAAGATTCCGCTATCCGAAGTTTTGAGGTCAATTGAAATCAGCAGCAGCATCAAATTAAAGATGGAAGGAAGGAGGATCATGATCAACTAG
- a CDS encoding RNA polymerase sigma-70 factor, with protein sequence MSKAEFEQVYHTYFTALCLYAEKIIGIRQSAEDLVEDTFAKLWERRDQAKIINIYAYLNTIIRNACLDYLKDKQRKLQTHNSIEYTLLNYPDADLELIRTEVFRQMELAIEDLPETFRRVIKMAYMDRMQSKAIAENLGVSLSTVEKHKAKGLVMLRTILGKGTFGLLFMVIHEASR encoded by the coding sequence ATGAGTAAAGCTGAATTTGAGCAGGTTTATCATACTTATTTCACTGCGTTGTGCCTATACGCAGAAAAAATAATCGGAATCCGACAGAGTGCTGAGGATCTGGTGGAGGATACATTTGCCAAACTTTGGGAGCGCAGGGACCAGGCAAAGATTATCAATATCTATGCTTATTTGAATACCATTATTCGGAATGCCTGTTTGGATTATCTTAAAGACAAACAGCGTAAGCTACAGACGCATAACAGCATAGAATATACATTATTGAACTATCCCGATGCAGACCTGGAACTGATCAGGACAGAGGTGTTTCGTCAAATGGAATTGGCTATTGAGGACTTGCCAGAAACATTCAGGAGGGTTATTAAAATGGCCTATATGGACCGCATGCAAAGTAAAGCAATCGCCGAAAACCTTGGGGTGAGCCTAAGTACAGTTGAAAAGCACAAAGCAAAAGGGTTGGTCATGCTCCGCACAATTTTAGGAAAAGGCACATTCGGTCTTCTGTTCATGGTCATTCATGAAGCTTCGAGATAG
- a CDS encoding sigma-70 family RNA polymerase sigma factor yields the protein MLDALTDSELLSAFNQGDGKAFEVLYNRYWRMLFLHARRLLKCDEQAKDTVQDVFMMLLHKSDRIDSEKPLWPYLYTSLRNKIMNAFDHEKVIDRYAHFWHHVNLNEHELSREEILEREEDSDRQLQERIETEISLLPPKMRRAFELAKKQRLSYREISNETGTSEQTIKKQIERAMQILRSKLTLLISLFL from the coding sequence ATGCTTGATGCACTAACTGACAGTGAATTGCTTTCCGCATTCAACCAAGGCGACGGAAAGGCATTCGAGGTACTTTACAACAGATATTGGAGAATGCTATTTCTTCATGCCCGGCGTTTGCTCAAATGCGATGAGCAGGCTAAAGATACCGTACAGGATGTATTTATGATGCTACTCCATAAATCGGATCGGATTGATTCTGAAAAACCGCTCTGGCCTTATCTCTATACCAGTCTGAGAAACAAAATCATGAACGCATTTGATCATGAGAAGGTAATCGACAGGTATGCACATTTCTGGCATCACGTAAACCTTAATGAGCATGAACTTAGCCGTGAAGAAATCTTAGAACGGGAAGAGGATAGCGATCGTCAACTTCAGGAAAGAATAGAAACAGAAATTTCTCTTCTTCCCCCTAAAATGCGACGGGCCTTTGAATTGGCAAAAAAACAAAGACTCAGCTATCGAGAGATATCCAATGAAACCGGAACCAGTGAGCAAACCATTAAAAAGCAAATAGAGCGTGCGATGCAAATCCTTCGAAGCAAATTAACGCTCCTGATTTCCCTGTTTCTCTAA
- a CDS encoding MauE/DoxX family redox-associated membrane protein, protein MFTINRRRIIEFIIYAFFFLFIYTSATKLLDFDLFLRDLNRSPELAPFKGILSVIIPGAELIIAGLILFKNTRQIGFIGAIAIMALFTIYVAYVLTLPDIDRPCSCGGIIRSLTWQQHIIFNLVFLLLAIVGYLLNRKPSDTTNWMPINT, encoded by the coding sequence ATGTTTACGATAAATCGTCGCCGTATTATTGAGTTCATTATCTATGCCTTTTTCTTTCTGTTTATTTATACTAGTGCTACAAAATTATTAGATTTTGATCTGTTTCTCCGTGACCTTAATAGATCACCTGAATTGGCACCGTTTAAAGGAATACTTTCCGTGATCATACCGGGAGCAGAGTTAATAATTGCTGGATTAATTTTATTTAAAAATACGCGCCAGATAGGGTTTATTGGAGCAATTGCAATTATGGCGCTATTTACCATTTATGTTGCTTATGTATTGACTTTACCGGATATTGATCGACCCTGCTCTTGCGGCGGCATTATCCGGTCCCTAACCTGGCAACAGCACATCATATTTAATCTCGTATTTCTCTTACTTGCCATAGTCGGCTATTTATTAAACAGAAAGCCAAGTGATACAACTAACTGGATGCCAATAAATACTTAG
- a CDS encoding FecR domain-containing protein: protein MNEHRGFWQSEIANLIVLHIRGTITEDQEKRLQEWLNASEKNKKLFLELSGPEAIEGYIREDRSKVRHDVLARIYESTANKETDRQNIRKRKRVRRILQVAAVLLLAIGASLPYLLQKYGSAEKSKQQSGLLDKDVAPGSKKAVLLLGNGQEVDLTMNKDTSFTQGAVVHVSKQGMLSYITNKGTVQEDQYHTMITPNGGEYHLQLSDGTNVWLNAASSIRFPAQFTGGKRMVEITGEVYLEVARDMNHPFMVSVQGMEVLVLGTAFNIQAYQEDHIQTTLLSGAVRLKEKEKTLTLQPGKTAVSNGLDIKILPADTLSVMAWKNGNFRFRGMDMKALSEQLARWYDIQIRFAADYDQRNEFVGEISRDVPLSEVLEMIQSTGVASFKIENKTVYISTGQSDTNH from the coding sequence ATGAATGAACATCGGGGATTTTGGCAAAGCGAAATAGCAAATCTGATTGTCCTTCATATCAGGGGTACCATTACGGAGGATCAGGAAAAGAGGTTGCAGGAGTGGCTTAATGCATCTGAAAAAAACAAGAAATTGTTCCTGGAGTTGTCAGGCCCTGAAGCAATAGAGGGGTATATACGCGAAGATCGCAGCAAGGTCAGACACGATGTCCTCGCAAGGATATACGAAAGTACTGCAAACAAGGAAACAGACAGGCAAAACATCCGGAAGAGAAAACGTGTCAGGAGGATATTACAGGTGGCAGCTGTCTTGCTATTGGCAATAGGGGCATCGCTACCTTATCTGCTGCAAAAATATGGCTCCGCTGAAAAAAGCAAACAGCAGAGCGGTCTACTCGATAAGGATGTTGCACCCGGAAGTAAAAAGGCGGTATTGCTGTTGGGGAACGGACAAGAAGTTGATCTGACGATGAACAAAGATACCAGTTTCACACAGGGCGCTGTAGTGCATGTGAGCAAGCAAGGGATGCTCAGTTACATTACAAATAAAGGGACTGTTCAAGAGGATCAGTACCATACGATGATTACGCCCAATGGGGGGGAATACCACCTGCAATTGTCTGATGGTACCAATGTTTGGCTGAATGCAGCATCCAGTATTCGTTTCCCAGCACAATTTACAGGTGGAAAGAGAATGGTGGAGATTACCGGAGAAGTTTACCTGGAGGTGGCAAGGGATATGAACCATCCTTTTATGGTCAGCGTACAGGGAATGGAGGTATTGGTGTTGGGTACCGCATTCAACATTCAGGCATACCAGGAGGATCATATTCAGACGACGCTGTTGAGTGGTGCGGTGCGGCTGAAAGAAAAAGAAAAAACATTGACACTGCAACCGGGAAAGACGGCGGTATCCAATGGACTGGACATAAAGATTTTGCCTGCGGACACTCTTTCTGTGATGGCATGGAAAAATGGAAACTTCCGTTTCCGGGGAATGGATATGAAAGCGTTGAGCGAACAGTTGGCACGCTGGTATGACATACAGATCAGATTCGCCGCCGACTATGATCAGCGCAATGAGTTTGTGGGGGAAATCAGCAGGGATGTTCCCTTATCAGAGGTTCTAGAAATGATTCAAAGCACGGGTGTTGCCAGCTTTAAGATAGAAAACAAAACGGTATACATTTCAACAGGACAATCAGATACCAACCATTAA
- a CDS encoding SusC/RagA family TonB-linked outer membrane protein, protein MNNTIHTDAGVFSFFSGKMPVLNQRQIQFIIAMKMFLILLAISLRVSAAAYSQDITLSLKKAPLRDVMKSIRQQTGYQFLFKSSYLKDARPVTIELQNSSIEESLEKIFADQPFSYSKENKIIIIQPKSDKKKDDKFTPESKLDEEKQIIIKGKVTDNENKPLIGVNIRIKDSQTGTTTNEDGDYSITAESNSVLQFSYVGYTNEDIPIKGRTVINIILKELLNQLDEAVIKGYYSTTKILNTGSVSTLKAEEISKQPVSDPLLALQGKIPGLYLFQTSGVPGAGLQVRLRGQNSIANGNDPFYIVDGVPFNASNLSQNTNATLTNLSPFMSLRPEDIESIDVLKDADATAIYGSRGANGVILITTKKGKSGQTRLDVNVSNGIGEVAKKIKAMNTPQYLEMRKEAYLNDGLSIPTSTTTVSSSNADLTLYDQNKYTDWQEKFIGGTANFLNAQGSISGGNKNTQFLLSGSYRKETTVYPGPYNNRIGSMLVNINHTSENEKFHADFSSSYSNSNNRLPIIDLTKYILIAPNSPDPYNADGTINWLKNFYSNPYAWIEEKLTAKTENLISNITLSYNIINGLQLKSNFGYTKMRLDESTIQPATSIMPRSGILPTNRLNDLAHNSVGSWIIDPQINYRRVFGKNTLEALVGATWQQKEQEGVQQRYVGFSSDDLIENISAASALNGSSSIYSLYHYNAIYGRIGYNYDEKYVLNLTGRRDGSSRFGPDRQFGNFGAIGAAWIFSKENFLRLPSFISYGKLRGSIGKTGNDQIDDYEYLSSYLSNGTTYMGVSTLDPKSLTNPLYGWETINKIEAALETGFLDNKLLFNIDWYRNRTGNQLVGYNLPGITGFSNVRANLPAVIENKGLEIEITSQNLSHSGFSWSTSGNISVPKNKLISYPNLTSSSYAQRYVVGQPLFIMFLYKSTGVDKNTGLYTFDDLNKDGEITSSSDIAPYFVGQKWFGAITNNFTYNGFTLDFSIQFVKQTGYDYTIQNGTPGRYNVNQPTYVLNRWEKAGEEGSQFQKYTTFISNENSLYTQSDALITDASFIRLKNIYFAWEIPERWSQKACAKHIKVYLQGQNLVTFTKFKGLDPETQGVASALTLPSLRIITAGLNLTF, encoded by the coding sequence ATGAATAATACTATTCATACCGATGCAGGCGTATTTTCTTTTTTCAGCGGGAAAATGCCTGTACTCAACCAAAGACAAATTCAATTCATTATAGCCATGAAAATGTTTCTGATACTTCTGGCCATTTCATTGAGGGTTTCCGCTGCGGCCTATTCGCAGGACATTACCCTTTCCCTCAAAAAAGCACCCTTACGTGATGTGATGAAATCGATCAGGCAACAAACCGGGTATCAGTTTCTATTCAAAAGCTCCTATCTCAAAGATGCCAGGCCGGTCACCATCGAACTTCAAAATTCCAGCATTGAAGAATCGCTGGAAAAGATCTTTGCAGACCAACCCTTCAGCTACTCTAAAGAGAATAAAATTATTATCATTCAACCCAAGTCTGACAAAAAAAAAGACGACAAATTTACTCCTGAATCAAAGCTTGATGAGGAAAAACAAATCATCATTAAAGGGAAAGTAACAGACAATGAGAATAAACCATTGATTGGTGTTAACATCCGAATTAAAGATTCGCAAACGGGAACTACTACAAATGAGGATGGGGATTACAGCATAACAGCTGAATCTAATAGTGTACTTCAATTCAGTTATGTTGGTTATACCAATGAAGATATACCTATTAAAGGAAGGACTGTAATCAATATTATATTAAAGGAATTATTAAATCAACTTGATGAAGCAGTTATAAAAGGATACTATTCGACGACTAAGATTTTGAATACTGGTAGTGTCAGTACTTTAAAGGCTGAGGAAATTAGCAAGCAACCGGTAAGCGACCCGTTACTTGCTCTGCAAGGTAAAATCCCTGGTTTATATCTATTTCAAACTTCCGGAGTTCCAGGAGCGGGTTTGCAGGTCAGACTGCGTGGTCAAAACAGCATTGCAAATGGTAACGACCCATTTTATATCGTTGATGGTGTCCCATTTAATGCCAGCAACCTTTCTCAGAATACAAATGCTACCCTTACTAATTTAAGCCCCTTTATGAGCTTGCGTCCTGAAGATATAGAAAGTATAGATGTGCTTAAAGATGCAGATGCGACAGCTATATACGGTTCAAGGGGTGCCAATGGGGTTATACTTATTACGACAAAAAAAGGTAAATCAGGCCAAACCAGATTGGATGTCAATGTATCAAATGGCATTGGTGAAGTAGCGAAGAAAATAAAGGCAATGAATACGCCACAATATCTCGAAATGCGCAAGGAGGCATATTTAAATGACGGCTTAAGCATACCCACTTCAACAACAACTGTATCAAGTTCAAATGCAGATCTTACCCTATACGATCAAAATAAATATACAGATTGGCAGGAAAAATTCATCGGTGGTACTGCTAACTTCCTAAATGCCCAAGGATCCATTTCCGGTGGAAATAAAAATACGCAGTTTCTGTTGAGCGGTTCATACCGCAAGGAAACAACAGTGTACCCAGGGCCATATAATAACCGTATAGGATCAATGCTTGTGAATATAAATCACACCTCAGAAAATGAAAAATTTCATGCCGATTTTAGTAGTTCCTATTCAAATTCAAATAACAGATTACCGATAATCGATCTGACTAAATACATATTAATTGCACCGAATTCACCTGATCCTTATAATGCAGATGGCACTATTAATTGGTTGAAAAATTTCTATAGTAATCCTTATGCGTGGATTGAGGAAAAATTGACCGCTAAAACAGAAAATCTAATCTCAAATATAACTCTATCCTACAACATCATAAATGGTTTGCAGCTCAAAAGTAATTTTGGTTATACAAAGATGCGCTTAGACGAGTCGACCATACAGCCAGCCACTTCTATAATGCCCAGGTCAGGGATTCTTCCAACCAATCGGTTGAATGACCTTGCACACAATTCAGTTGGCAGCTGGATTATTGACCCCCAGATAAATTATAGAAGAGTATTCGGCAAAAATACATTAGAGGCTTTAGTTGGTGCAACGTGGCAACAAAAGGAGCAGGAAGGAGTCCAGCAACGATATGTGGGATTTTCGTCCGATGATTTAATTGAGAACATTTCGGCTGCATCTGCTTTAAATGGATCTTCGTCCATTTATTCTCTTTATCACTACAATGCGATCTATGGCAGAATTGGATATAATTACGATGAAAAATATGTTTTAAACTTGACAGGAAGAAGGGATGGTAGTAGTCGTTTCGGGCCAGACAGACAATTTGGGAATTTTGGTGCGATTGGCGCCGCATGGATATTTTCCAAGGAGAACTTTCTTAGGTTGCCCTCCTTCATCAGTTATGGAAAACTCAGAGGTAGTATTGGCAAAACCGGAAATGACCAAATCGATGATTATGAATACCTGAGTTCATACCTGTCAAATGGAACGACATATATGGGGGTGTCTACCCTTGACCCAAAATCCCTAACAAATCCACTTTATGGCTGGGAAACCATCAATAAAATTGAGGCTGCCTTGGAAACTGGATTCTTAGATAATAAATTGCTCTTCAATATAGATTGGTACCGTAACCGCACCGGGAACCAGCTAGTTGGATATAACTTGCCAGGAATAACTGGCTTCTCCAATGTCAGAGCAAACCTGCCTGCGGTTATAGAAAACAAAGGCTTGGAAATAGAGATAACCTCACAGAACCTTTCCCACAGTGGTTTTTCCTGGAGTACTTCCGGCAACATTAGCGTACCTAAAAATAAGCTGATTTCATACCCTAATTTAACCAGTTCAAGCTACGCTCAAAGATATGTTGTTGGTCAGCCATTATTTATTATGTTTCTTTATAAGTCTACTGGAGTGGATAAAAATACGGGTCTATATACGTTTGATGACCTAAATAAAGATGGCGAAATTACGTCCTCATCAGATATTGCACCGTATTTCGTTGGGCAAAAATGGTTCGGTGCAATTACCAATAACTTTACATACAATGGATTTACTTTAGATTTTTCCATCCAGTTCGTCAAACAAACGGGCTATGATTATACTATCCAAAATGGAACACCGGGAAGGTATAATGTAAACCAGCCAACTTATGTTTTAAATCGGTGGGAGAAAGCAGGTGAAGAGGGATCACAATTCCAAAAATATACGACATTCATTTCAAACGAGAATTCGTTATATACGCAAAGTGATGCCTTGATCACTGATGCATCCTTTATACGCCTAAAAAACATCTACTTCGCTTGGGAGATTCCAGAACGCTGGAGTCAAAAGGCATGCGCTAAGCATATAAAAGTCTACTTGCAGGGCCAAAACCTGGTGACTTTTACAAAGTTTAAAGGCTTAGACCCGGAAACTCAAGGAGTGGCATCGGCCCTTACGCTACCTTCTTTACGTATCATTACAGCAGGTTTAAATTTGACTTTTTAA
- a CDS encoding AraC family transcriptional regulator — MNISRTQIAALCRVKTDLECNPGHGITIEQLMRTSGLSETSLRLGFKFCFQITIYEYHRNISMEYAKALLEDGMMVKLVARKLGYRNATNFTRAFQYVFSKPPGLISLKKKRSEK, encoded by the coding sequence ATGAACATTTCCAGAACCCAAATAGCGGCATTATGCCGGGTTAAAACCGATCTCGAATGTAACCCGGGACATGGCATTACCATAGAACAATTGATGAGGACCTCAGGACTAAGTGAAACGTCGCTCCGGCTTGGCTTCAAATTTTGCTTCCAGATTACCATATATGAATATCATCGGAACATCAGCATGGAGTACGCCAAAGCTTTATTGGAGGATGGCATGATGGTCAAGCTGGTGGCGCGCAAATTAGGCTACCGGAATGCAACGAATTTCACCAGGGCATTTCAATACGTATTTAGTAAGCCACCGGGTTTGATTTCGCTGAAGAAGAAACGCAGTGAAAAATAA
- a CDS encoding RagB/SusD family nutrient uptake outer membrane protein, with translation MRLNYISITIFILTFSLAGCRKFVEVEAPKTQLVTAKVFGNNESATAALLNIYPQMMGTKEPSPYQMGLYLGLSADELKNYWNTLDQIYTNNLNALDAPTNSIWLSAYQYIYQANAVYEGCNASQTLSPNVKKQLIAEALFIRSFWYFYLVNLYGDVPLITSTDYLINGNAKRDAQSSIYNQIVADLLLAKQDLSEDYLDAKYIVSTQRLRPNKYAAMALLARTYLFMGKYSEAEAEASSIIEETNLYTTELPLSEVFLVNSKEAIWQLSPADYTEGSLMNTSEGKGFVLTDVPATYSLFNCSSISKSLLDSFEPNDLRKTNWIGIFSSAGTDYFYPAKYKVVNATSISEYSVVLRLAEQYLIRAEARAQLGNLPGAIADLDVIRGRANLPLIADTKPNITKAELLTSILHERQIELFTEWGHRWLDLKRTKSIENVMGSVTPDKGGIWKSEKQLLPLPLTELKNDPNLIQNKGYN, from the coding sequence ATGAGATTAAATTACATATCAATAACTATATTTATACTTACGTTCAGCTTGGCTGGTTGTAGGAAATTTGTTGAAGTTGAAGCACCAAAAACGCAGTTGGTTACTGCTAAAGTTTTTGGCAATAATGAGAGTGCAACGGCTGCGCTTTTAAATATTTATCCTCAAATGATGGGAACAAAAGAGCCATCACCGTACCAAATGGGTTTGTATTTGGGACTTTCCGCGGATGAGCTCAAAAACTACTGGAATACACTGGATCAAATCTATACGAACAATTTGAATGCTCTTGACGCCCCAACTAATTCTATATGGCTAAGTGCATACCAGTATATCTATCAGGCTAATGCAGTGTATGAGGGTTGTAACGCTTCTCAAACGCTATCACCAAATGTCAAAAAGCAACTTATAGCTGAAGCACTTTTCATTCGGTCTTTCTGGTATTTTTATCTCGTGAACCTCTACGGAGATGTACCCCTAATAACTTCCACTGACTATTTAATAAACGGTAACGCTAAGCGGGACGCACAGTCATCAATTTATAATCAAATTGTAGCTGACTTACTGCTTGCAAAACAGGATTTAAGCGAAGATTACCTGGATGCAAAATACATCGTTTCCACACAAAGACTTCGACCTAATAAATATGCTGCAATGGCCCTACTAGCAAGGACGTATTTATTCATGGGAAAATATTCCGAGGCAGAAGCAGAGGCTAGTTCCATTATAGAAGAGACGAATTTATATACTACTGAGTTACCACTGAGCGAAGTATTTCTAGTAAACAGTAAAGAAGCAATCTGGCAACTTAGTCCTGCGGATTATACTGAAGGATCTTTAATGAATACTTCCGAAGGAAAAGGATTTGTTTTGACCGATGTACCAGCAACTTACTCGCTTTTTAATTGCTCTTCGATAAGTAAGAGTCTACTTGATTCATTCGAACCAAATGATTTGAGAAAAACAAACTGGATCGGAATATTTTCAAGTGCTGGAACAGACTATTTCTATCCTGCTAAGTACAAAGTAGTAAATGCCACTTCTATTTCTGAGTATTCAGTGGTATTGCGTTTGGCTGAACAATATCTGATTCGCGCAGAAGCACGTGCACAGTTAGGTAACCTCCCGGGTGCAATAGCAGACCTGGATGTGATCAGAGGCCGAGCTAATTTGCCATTAATAGCAGATACGAAACCTAACATTACTAAAGCAGAACTGCTTACTTCAATACTACATGAAAGACAAATTGAACTTTTTACCGAATGGGGCCATCGGTGGCTGGACTTAAAGCGCACAAAATCAATTGAAAACGTAATGGGTAGTGTAACCCCTGATAAGGGCGGTATATGGAAAAGTGAGAAACAGTTACTTCCACTACCGCTTACAGAATTGAAAAATGATCCAAATTTGATACAGAATAAAGGATATAATTAA
- a CDS encoding TlpA disulfide reductase family protein translates to MMEVYGQANKIYFPKVGDYVNNHLFTEIINNPTSKASIKDYKGQWLVLDFWSRFCSGCIASFPRMNLLTKQFSGKAKIIMVAASGNPNDPKDVIRTKALYYNQAKLNNLDLTVAFDTTVNRIFDITAFPLILVIDPVGKIAVKTYHLDSIALAKIISGMVPEELEKGYSSHEKHADSNYVRVLPLLTSGLQANGGYDTAFISRSLLTRWNDKMPNYYYTGYFRNPRAEPSNLSECMGFDLQHLFLFVNTGRIEWYYGDGFYDGIVLKTNRFSPDDLIANGIKNLYAYSLYTLVRESSLEKTKMALGEELERSFGLTSTVETKVCKVLSLVVKNRQRIKSLKNKTGHSSWAKVDDSIHVANITVKDFISRHLQLTTNIAQIDEGSPRTPILDDTNVDFKLDLSFDFQHLNLSQIKSALNQLGFDLVDTEKQMKVIVVSDSN, encoded by the coding sequence ATGATGGAAGTATATGGTCAAGCTAATAAGATCTATTTTCCAAAAGTTGGTGACTATGTTAACAATCATCTATTTACTGAGATAATAAATAACCCAACTTCTAAAGCTAGTATAAAAGACTATAAGGGTCAATGGCTGGTATTGGACTTTTGGTCGAGGTTCTGTAGTGGCTGCATTGCAAGTTTTCCTAGAATGAATTTACTTACCAAACAATTTTCTGGGAAAGCTAAAATTATAATGGTGGCAGCTAGTGGCAATCCGAATGACCCCAAAGACGTTATCCGGACTAAAGCATTATATTACAACCAAGCGAAATTGAATAATTTAGATTTAACAGTGGCCTTTGATACAACCGTGAACCGTATTTTTGACATTACGGCTTTTCCGCTAATTCTTGTCATAGATCCTGTTGGAAAAATAGCAGTGAAGACTTATCATTTGGATAGTATAGCTTTAGCAAAAATAATTTCCGGTATGGTGCCTGAAGAACTTGAAAAAGGTTATTCGAGTCACGAGAAACATGCAGACTCAAATTATGTGAGAGTATTGCCATTACTAACCTCCGGTTTACAAGCAAATGGGGGCTACGATACAGCGTTTATATCCCGCTCTTTGCTGACCAGATGGAATGACAAAATGCCAAATTATTACTATACAGGATATTTCAGAAATCCGCGAGCTGAACCCTCTAATTTGTCCGAATGTATGGGCTTTGACCTTCAGCATCTTTTTTTGTTTGTTAACACCGGGAGAATAGAATGGTATTATGGGGATGGATTCTATGATGGAATAGTCCTTAAAACAAACAGGTTTTCTCCTGACGACTTAATAGCAAATGGGATAAAAAATTTATATGCCTATAGTCTATACACTTTGGTAAGAGAATCATCACTAGAAAAAACAAAAATGGCATTAGGAGAAGAATTGGAAAGGTCATTTGGACTGACTTCAACAGTTGAAACTAAGGTATGCAAGGTTTTGTCCCTGGTTGTAAAAAACCGTCAAAGAATAAAATCTTTGAAGAACAAAACTGGACATTCCAGTTGGGCTAAAGTGGACGATTCAATACACGTAGCAAATATCACTGTTAAAGATTTTATCTCAAGACATTTACAACTTACGACCAATATTGCTCAAATAGACGAGGGTAGCCCAAGAACGCCTATATTAGACGACACAAATGTAGATTTCAAATTAGATCTTTCCTTCGATTTCCAACACTTGAATTTAAGCCAAATCAAGTCGGCATTAAATCAACTGGGATTTGACCTGGTTGATACAGAAAAACAGATGAAGGTTATTGTCGTTAGTGATAGTAATTAG